From Deinococcus multiflagellatus, the proteins below share one genomic window:
- a CDS encoding response regulator, whose protein sequence is MNRPFHVLLVDDNPADLLLAQEVFAEHASEMQVDTCRSGPEALDTLRRQPELPDVVILDVNMPGMSGFEVLQAMKDDARLRCIPVVMLSTSSQPDDIERAYTFHASSYMVKSNSFQAFLEQVDAFVGFWRQSRTTNWPKRVGR, encoded by the coding sequence ATGAACCGTCCTTTTCATGTGCTGCTGGTGGACGACAACCCGGCCGACCTGCTGCTGGCCCAGGAGGTCTTTGCCGAGCACGCCAGCGAGATGCAGGTGGACACCTGCCGCAGCGGCCCCGAGGCGCTGGACACCCTGCGCCGACAGCCCGAGTTGCCGGACGTGGTGATTCTGGACGTCAATATGCCGGGCATGTCCGGCTTTGAGGTGCTGCAGGCCATGAAGGACGACGCGCGTCTGCGCTGCATTCCGGTGGTCATGCTCTCCACCTCTTCACAGCCCGATGACATCGAGCGGGCTTACACCTTCCACGCCAGTTCGTACATGGTCAAATCCAACAGCTTTCAGGCATTTCTGGAACAGGTGGACGCCTTTGTGGGGTTCTGGCGCCAGAGCCGCACCACCAACTGGCCCAAGCGCGTCGGCCGCTAA
- the pucL gene encoding factor-independent urate hydroxylase encodes MNALSPEDFAAHFAGVLEHSPHYAAQVAAGRPYRSAEAVAQAFAQAAQAGSPEAQLALIRAHPDLAGKAALAGDLTPESTREQASAGLDRLSPDEYAEFQALNAAYHARFAMPYVVCVREHTKASIFEGARRRLTHSPEQERAAALHEIGRIARLRVLDLIQPGGAPAPTSQEEPAMTVKVKLGENNYGKADVRLFKVFRDGPRHDIKDMQVRVAVTGDFDAAHTDGDNTGLVATDTMRNTVYALARDGLTGSIEAFGKHLITHFVTQGPRVQGARVTFTQHTWARMVSGGQPHDHAFVRQMPKHTATVWGDGQTFTVESGLEELYILKTTQSGWAGFHRDAYTTLPDTEDRILATVVSARWTYAVADCDYDAVWTAVYEALLDTFPDHYSPSMQHTLYRIGEAVLTRCPEIERIHFSFPNRHHILYPLERYGLDNPGTIFHADAEPYGVIEGWVERA; translated from the coding sequence TTGAATGCCCTGAGCCCGGAAGACTTCGCCGCCCACTTTGCGGGCGTGCTGGAACATTCGCCGCACTACGCCGCGCAGGTGGCGGCGGGGCGGCCGTACCGCAGTGCTGAAGCCGTCGCCCAGGCCTTTGCCCAGGCGGCCCAGGCCGGTTCTCCAGAGGCCCAACTGGCCCTGATCCGCGCGCACCCCGATCTGGCCGGCAAGGCCGCGCTGGCCGGCGACCTGACCCCCGAAAGCACCCGCGAGCAGGCGAGCGCGGGCCTGGACCGCCTGAGCCCGGACGAATACGCCGAGTTCCAGGCGCTGAACGCCGCGTACCACGCGCGCTTTGCCATGCCCTACGTGGTGTGCGTGCGCGAACACACCAAGGCCAGCATTTTCGAGGGGGCCCGGCGCCGCCTGACCCACAGCCCCGAACAGGAACGGGCGGCGGCCCTGCATGAGATTGGCCGCATTGCCCGCCTGCGGGTGCTGGACCTGATTCAGCCCGGCGGCGCGCCGGCCCCCACCTCACAGGAGGAACCTGCCATGACGGTGAAGGTCAAGCTGGGCGAGAACAATTACGGCAAGGCCGATGTGCGGCTGTTCAAGGTGTTCCGGGACGGGCCGCGCCACGACATCAAGGATATGCAGGTGCGCGTGGCGGTCACCGGTGACTTTGACGCCGCCCATACCGATGGTGACAACACCGGGCTGGTCGCCACCGACACCATGCGCAACACCGTTTACGCCCTGGCCCGCGACGGGCTGACGGGCAGCATTGAGGCCTTTGGCAAGCATCTGATCACACATTTTGTGACCCAGGGGCCCCGGGTGCAGGGCGCGCGCGTGACCTTTACCCAGCACACCTGGGCGCGCATGGTCAGCGGCGGGCAGCCCCACGACCACGCCTTCGTGCGCCAGATGCCCAAGCACACGGCCACGGTCTGGGGCGACGGACAGACCTTCACGGTGGAAAGCGGTCTGGAAGAGCTGTACATCCTGAAAACCACGCAGAGCGGCTGGGCTGGCTTTCACCGGGACGCCTACACCACGCTGCCCGACACCGAGGACCGCATTCTGGCCACGGTGGTGAGTGCCCGCTGGACCTACGCCGTGGCCGACTGCGACTACGACGCCGTGTGGACGGCCGTGTACGAGGCGCTGCTGGACACCTTTCCCGACCACTACTCGCCCAGCATGCAGCACACCCTGTACCGGATTGGCGAGGCGGTGCTAACCCGCTGCCCCGAGATTGAGCGCATCCACTTTTCCTTTCCCAACCGCCACCACATCCTGTATCCGCTGGAACGCTACGGCCTGGACAACCCCGGCACCATCTTTCACGCCGACGCCGAGCCCTACGGCGTGATTGAGGGCTGGGTGGAGCGCGCGTGA
- the uraH gene encoding hydroxyisourate hydrolase: MSGAGLSTHVLDTARGRPAAGIGVQLFRVGQDRELLREAVTNADGRTDEPLIARGALKVGTYELVFAVAPYFADLTGDAPPFLDVVTLRFTVADAGAHYHVPLLVSPWAYSTYRGS, translated from the coding sequence GTGAGCGGCGCGGGGCTCAGCACCCATGTGCTGGACACCGCGCGGGGCCGCCCGGCCGCGGGCATTGGGGTGCAGCTGTTTCGCGTGGGCCAGGACCGTGAACTGCTGCGCGAGGCCGTGACCAACGCCGATGGCCGCACCGACGAGCCCCTGATCGCGCGCGGCGCCCTGAAGGTCGGCACCTACGAACTGGTCTTTGCTGTGGCCCCCTATTTCGCCGACCTGACGGGGGACGCGCCGCCCTTTCTGGACGTGGTGACCCTGCGCTTTACCGTGGCCGACGCAGGCGCGCACTACCACGTGCCGCTGCTGGTGTCGCCGTGGGCCTACAGCACGTACCGGGGCAGTTAA
- a CDS encoding serine hydrolase domain-containing protein, with the protein MAPLIPARTHALLAAAVQAPGGPSGAALGVVDRAGQRQTAVLGLAQREPRPEPLPEDSWWDLASLTKPLLTAREVLRAAEEGLLDLDDPLGRHLPDLAWMQDTPLRTRTLRQLLTHTAGLGPWTKLYTWGDAATIRARFLQEPWPVGEAGPVLYSDLGYVLLGRVLERLRGHPLRAFALDPGLAFTPDPARTVATEQCLWRERLLRGETHDENAAALGGVAGHAGLFGTLSGVLGQAEGLLRGGWLSPAAQALALQPQVPERTLAFVHACPGWSGGSLCSPQAVGHTGFTGTGLWVDPGHGLAWVLLTNRVHPTRHSGFDIQGLRRAVGNTLLAGR; encoded by the coding sequence ATGGCGCCCCTGATTCCAGCGCGCACGCACGCTCTGCTGGCGGCGGCGGTGCAGGCGCCCGGGGGCCCGTCGGGCGCGGCGCTGGGCGTGGTGGACCGGGCCGGGCAGCGCCAGACAGCCGTGCTGGGGCTGGCCCAGCGCGAGCCGCGGCCCGAGCCCCTGCCCGAAGACAGCTGGTGGGACCTCGCCAGCCTGACCAAGCCGCTGCTGACCGCCCGCGAGGTACTGCGCGCCGCCGAAGAGGGGCTGCTGGATCTGGACGACCCCCTGGGCCGCCACCTGCCGGACCTCGCCTGGATGCAGGACACGCCGCTGCGCACCCGCACGCTGCGCCAGCTGCTGACGCATACGGCGGGCCTGGGGCCCTGGACCAAGCTGTACACCTGGGGCGACGCGGCGACCATCCGCGCCCGCTTTCTGCAGGAACCCTGGCCGGTGGGTGAGGCCGGGCCCGTGCTGTACTCGGACCTGGGGTACGTGCTGCTGGGCCGCGTGCTGGAGCGGTTGCGGGGCCACCCGCTGCGCGCCTTTGCGCTGGACCCGGGTCTCGCCTTCACGCCGGACCCCGCCCGCACCGTGGCCACCGAGCAGTGCCTGTGGCGAGAGCGGTTGCTGCGCGGCGAAACCCACGACGAGAACGCGGCGGCCCTGGGCGGCGTGGCCGGGCACGCGGGGCTGTTTGGCACGCTGAGCGGCGTGCTGGGGCAGGCCGAAGGGCTGCTGCGCGGCGGCTGGCTTTCTCCGGCGGCGCAGGCCCTGGCCCTGCAGCCCCAGGTTCCCGAACGCACCCTGGCCTTTGTGCACGCCTGCCCCGGCTGGAGCGGCGGAAGCCTGTGCAGCCCGCAGGCGGTGGGCCACACCGGCTTTACCGGCACCGGGCTGTGGGTGGACCCTGGCCACGGCCTCGCCTGGGTGCTGCTCACCAACCGCGTGCACCCCACCCGCCACAGCGGCTTCGATATTCAGGGCCTGCGGCGGGCGGTGGGGAACACGTTGCTGGCAGGGCGGTAG